One genomic window of Cercospora beticola chromosome 5, complete sequence includes the following:
- a CDS encoding uncharacterized protein (antiSMASH:Cluster_6): MMTELLMLEDPRTDNLISRADFNLQFPPLRDQDTETAFALAISQAQKSCLRTQSWHWQRDMLFSKRWYLSLDMNRKKVFLGPRLTRQELQNLREYRQGLRKNVARRRNGAAWCWMTVEWSGDFNSTLSLPPLIAPGEKYVPFEALWPNFVRAPGNGRVETGGLKARVEETTGAASGEIDLTLEGLFDFDGYYGEVSISNHDEPQRPATFTSATQVLPSIEHSTPAASEQTALAIAAAFQRAQMGTKRRTSSSASVSTHKRTRIFSPLSGNASAEAKDNQIPTLPNVHKAPDISNTGGVMQSAALTSIDSGKSSYVHDASHERTRRDDSVLVEE; this comes from the coding sequence ATGATGACCGAACTCCTGATGCTCGAGGATCCACGTACGGACAACCTCATCTCTCGAGCAGACTTCAACCTCCAGTTCCCACCCCTGAGGGACCAAGACACGGAAACTGCATTCGCGCTCGCAATATCTCAAGCCCAGAAGTCATGTCTCCGCACACAGAGCTGGCACTGGCAACGCGACATGCTGTTTAGCAAACGGTGGTATCTCTCGCTCGACATGAACAGAAAGAAGGTCTTCCTCGGCCCGCGCTTGACGAGACAGGAATTGCAGAATTTGCGAGAGTATCGGCAAGGGCTGAGGAAGAACGTGGCCAGGAGACGTAATGGCGCAGCGTGGTGCTGGATGACTGTCGAGTGGAGTGGAGATTTCAACTCTACGCTGAGTCTCCCTCCTCTGATCGCGCCGGGCGAAAAGTATGTGCCGTTTGAAGCTCTGTGGCCGAACTTCGTGCGCGCGCCAGGGAATGGACGAGTCGAGACTGGAGGTCTGAAGGCTCGGGTTGAGGAGACTACTGGCGCGGCTTCAGGTGAGATCGATCTCACTCTCGAAGGGCTTTTCGATTTCGACGGATACTATGGTGAGGTCTCGATCAGCAACCACGACGAGCCGCAGCGACCTGCTACCTTCACATCAGCTACTCAGGTGCTGCCATCGATAGAGCACAGCACGCCTGCAGCATCTGAACAAACGGCTTTGGCTATCGCTGCCGCCTTCCAGCGCGCTCAGATGGGCACGAAACGTCGCACgtcctccagcgccagcgtGTCAACTCACAAGCGCACCAGGATATTTAGCCCACTCTCCGGCAACGCATCAGCAGAAGCTAAGGACAACCAAATACCTACGCTTCCCAACGTTCACAAAGCGCCGGACATATCCAACACGGGAGGGGTCATGCAATCAGCTGCCCTCACTTCAATCGATTCGGGTAAGTCGTCCTACGTGCACGATGCGAGTCATGAGAGGACCCGTCGCGACGACAGTGTGCTCGTAGAAGAATGA
- a CDS encoding uncharacterized protein (antiSMASH:Cluster_6): protein MASPDKQDSSIQAGLDESAELDHRIQALPQELQDEILDLTVAIKPTTVVIDKSYKPPWQLAIDQALRRKVAQDYYSSTIFVVEDGRAKPPLLRSWLTSLPADHTHLVSEIRLHWKNDPTDWSYAASNEVSFAKLRIWWSWCARKMKNTFGIADSVVRTKMRVDDGEGGARVLWVSILEAHGTRRWYTRLSRDPVEHSIGFD, encoded by the exons ATGGCGTCCCCAGACAAGCAAGACTCGTCGATCCAAGCTGGTCTTGACGAGAGCGCTGAGCTCGACCATCGCATCCAGGCGCTGCCACAAGAGCTGCAAGACGAGATCCTCGACTTGACGGTCGCCATCAAGCCGACAACGGTGGTGATCGACAAGTCTTACAAGCCGCCATGGCAGCTCGCCATCGACCAAGCCTTGCGCCGAAAGGTGGCACAGGACTACTACAGCTCCACGATCTTTGTTGTGGAAGACGGCCGCGCAAAGCCTCCACTCCTCCGGTCCTGGCTCACTTCTCTGCCCGCAGATCACACGCATCTCGTGTCGGAAATTCGACTGCACTGGAAGAACGACCCCACTGACTGGTCCTACGCGGCTTCCAACGAAGTCAGTTTTGCCAAACTGAGAATCTGGTGGAGTTGGTGTGcacggaagatgaagaacacTTTTGGGATCGCGGACAGTGTCGTCAGGACCAAGATGCGTGTGGACGATGGTGAAGGAGGCGCGCGCGTCTTGTGGGTCTCGATTTTGGAGGCGCACGGGACGCGTCGATGGTACACGCGACTGAGTAGAG ATCCCGTTGAGCATTCTATCGGTTTCGACTAG
- a CDS encoding uncharacterized protein (MEROPS:MER0000265~antiSMASH:Cluster_6), whose product MTIVNTPVTPIVVDTSKSLEVQALAINAAANQLRTTIAGVWDLAPTTPQPPAPDSTVVLKRVLPGQESVLDGDERTLVAEEHYAPGGKYRGIIKLMIKYAQKPNSMAHGTGWLIRPDLIATAGHNVYDWGHNAGQAIEIKCYAGWSGASRINESVEFRRASRVVTTERWLQTRGSKAHDFALIQVEKPFTNVTPFSKRREWRIEMYVSGQYNLEKQPDTMLEYSVDTEGGQSGSPVLLENGLVAIGAHVYGGSLNAGSVLGRYGNPIQDYIAAVDIKLAHPGQINLFTIADDVVAAKGAATAKQSNTALTQLEGGDHIGTSNATNGPGPKPQTQESIFDSIADVLKITSRAHFLLGPIGGTLADTALLALNGARAASAESGWEGGRALPLADLQRAQLARALYMKLMKDKAKANPEGFFDDLASTITQTITGPVVSATTSVVDSVTSGLVGGAKAYEDAVRSLFPTVAHSFVLAAALPVGAVNTESAMESDAPDNEKRFMAAFAESRRARRAQKTGGSNSEGFFDDVIIAGVVNAFAGGSSKAEGWFVNAVSKADGSGNLQPNYYNGYRKSEGFWDDITQPFKDAASAVGDAASNVANTVGDAANGVVNTVGDAANSVANTVEDTANKVGNTIVDGANKVGNAAENAANAAANAVTGAVINPVVQGVNWVLPIAVRAESSIEETAGFQEGIIRITQAFVLRAALEEQYLVATMARPLEELKAEGWWDDMNEAIEGAVTGTATWAWDQVQSGARRQMESDQRQMDAAGARIVTPMNW is encoded by the exons ATGACTATTGTCAACACTCCAGTCACTCCTATCGTGGTGGACACCTCGAAATCACTCGAGGTGCAAGCATTGGCTAtcaatgctgctgccaacCAGCTCCGCACAACCATCGCTGGTGTCTGGGATCTGGCACCAACTACACCAcagcctccagctccagacTCAACGGTTGTGCTCAAACGCGTTCTTCCCGGCCAAGAAAGCGTCTTGGATGGCGATGAGCGGACTCTCGTTGCCGAGGAGCATTACGCACCAGGCGGGAAATATCGAGGTATCATCAAGCTGATGATCAAATACGCACAAAAGCCAAACTCCATGGCCCATGGAACCGGTTGGCTTATCAGGCCCGATCTCATCGCAACTGCCGGCCACAACGTATACGACTGGGGCCACAATGCTGGTCAAGCTATCGAGATCAAATGTTACGCTGGCTGGAGTGGCGCATCACGCATCAACGAATCTGTCGAATTTCGCAGAGCTTCTCGCGTGGTCACTACGGAACGTTGGCTACAGACCCGAGGTTCGAAAGCACATGACTTTGCACTCATCCAAGTGGAGAAGCCTTTCACTAACGTAACGCCTTTCTC CAAGAGACGTGAATGGAGAATTGAAATGTACGTATCTGGACAATACAACCTCGAGAAGCAGCCTGACACTATGTTGGAATACTCTGTCGATACAGAAGGAG GCCAATCTGGCTCTCCAGTTCTGTTGGAAAACGGCCTGGTTGCTATCGGAGCTCATGTCTACGGCGGAAGCCTCAATGCAGGTTCTGTGCTTGGAAGATATGGCAACCCGATCCAAGACTACATCGCCGCGGTCGATATCAAGCTGGCACACCCTGGCCAGATCAATCTTTTCACCATCGCCGATGATGTGGTCGCCGCAAAGGGTGCTGCAACTGCTAAGCAGTCCAACACGGCACTAACCCAATTGGAAGGTGGTGACCATATTGGAACCTCTAATGCGACTAATGGACCAGGTCCAAAGCCTCAGACCCAAGAAAGCATCTTCGACTCCATTGCCGATGTACTAAAGATCACTTCCCGAGCACACTTCCTTCTCGGGCCAATCGGAGGTACTCTCGCAGATACTGCACTGCTTGCTCTCAATGGTGCGAGAGCTGCCTCGGCAGAGAGCGGATGGGAAGGCGGTCGCGCACTTCCACTGGCTGATCTACAACGAGCCCAGCTGGCTCGTGCACTTTACATGAAACTCATGAAGGACAAAGCCAAAGCCAACCCGGaaggcttcttcgacgaTCTCGCTAGTACGATCACGCAGACCATCACGGGTCCGGTGGTCAGCGCAACGACGTCCGTCGTGGACAGCGTCACGTCAGGTCTCGTTGGTGGCGCAAAGGCCTATGAAGATGCTGTTCGCAGTCTGTTCCCAACTGTTGCGCATAGCTTTGTGCTGGCCGCTGCCCTGCCAGTCGGCGCTGTCAATACGGAGAGCGCAATGGAAAGCGACGCTCCAGACAATGAAAAGCGCTTCATGGCTGCTTTCGCAGAGTCTCGCCGAGCTCGCCGAGCTCAAAAGACTGGTGGTAGCAACTCAGAAGGTTTCTTCGACGATGTTATCATTGCTGGCGTCGTGAACGCGTTTGCGGGCGGCTCATCAAAGGCTGAGGGCTGGTTTGTGAATGCAGTCTCAAAAGCTGATGGATCCGGCAACTTGCAGCCAAACTACTATAACGGCTACAGAAAGTCTGAGGGTTTCTGGGACGACATCACGCAGCCATTCAAGGATGCCGCCAGCGCTGTCGGAGACGCCGCGAGCAACGTGGCCAATACTGTTGGAGACGCCGCGAACGGCGTGGTGAATACCGTCGGAGACGCTGCGAACAGCGTAGCGAATACCGTCGAGGACACCGCGAACAAGGTGGGAAATACTATCGTAGACGGCGCGAACAAAGTCGGAAATGCTGCCGAAAATGCCGCAAACGCCGCGGCGAACGCTGTCACGGGTGCCGTGATCAATCCTGTCGTCCAAGGAGTCAACTGGGTTCTGCCGATAGCCGTAAGAGCAGAAAGCAGCATTGAAGAGACTGCGGGTTTCCAGGAGGGCATCATACGAATCACTCAGGCTTTCGTTCTCAGAGCTGCGCTCGAAGAGCAATATCTCGTTGCTACGATGGCTCGGCCGTTGGAAGAGCTGAAGGCTGAGGGGTGGTGGGATGATATGAATGAGGCTATCGAAGGGGCGGTGACAGGCACTGCCACTTGGGCTTGGGATCAAGTTCAGTCTGGTGCAAGGCGACAGATGGAGAGCGACCAGAGACAGATGGACGCCGCTGGTGCTAGGATTGTGACTCCAATGAACTGGTAG
- a CDS encoding uncharacterized protein (antiSMASH:Cluster_6), with amino-acid sequence MSSPSGIFRRLGSFFYGGDEKRNDDPTAIHPRKAAEFEDAGAVPAPLQIAEKATTAGMSSMSGAEVNRGSSQTGDYGVQETKLSATQKKNRNRKAKKKKQVKGVAPAVSAVTPISLPYQELLQHTKGSRPLFSELAADESKYNEFIANPEKRASFFNSISALTETAAETLAARQHERRSTQVKSAEELEFEADLETLCREGKQMLEWKEDIDGLWEQAEEMGVTGENLEEFIGQMDLSGVTDEMLKNQYVLQDGEWVLKVPDEEDVKEAKKMYDGMLAGEWQDFLGVPSPPQLDGEETLIEAADNQLAEVVASANPPTQSRIPAPTFPLRHSFTRDGVEWQERPGQVLRRMSKSDSLRELAATQPHGTGETSSEDHASDQGYGSGSDRPGTPAKSTTAERPTSVQKDNTEATAATPQAAAEGLENLSQADSQEMKRILADVFPALLPYESALASHQEWLYNFRRAQQPTKLPSPVSPTSNSQPSSEEDASITFQSRRQPLLSKCRTPEERRAVRVANGDRNWRRIGPRLASAEYVHPIADRSLKVIELAKEDRVRKMEEEGTKRLMEKLSRMDDLKQKVHEQTYGEMEQ; translated from the coding sequence ATGTCGTCTCCTAGTGGCATCTTTCGACGCCTCGGCAGCTTCTTCTAcggcggcgacgagaagAGAAACGACGATCCAACTGCCATCCATCCACGCAAAGCAGCCGAATTTGAAGACGCGGGCGCCGTCCCTGCTCCACTCCAGATTGCAGAGAAAGCGACGACTGCCGGAATGTCAAGCATGAGTGGCGCAGAAGTCAACAGAGGCTCGAGTCAGACCGGCGACTATGGCGTCCAGGAGACCAAATTATCCGCAACTCAGAAGAAGAATCGCAACcgcaaggcgaagaagaagaagcaagtcAAAGGTGTCGCTCCGGCGGTGTCGGCTGTGACACCGATCTCACTCCCATATCAAGAGCTACTACAGCATACGAAAGGCTCAAGACCTCTGTTCTCCGAACTAGCCGCCGATGAGTCAAAGTACAACGAATTCATCGCGAACCCTGAAAAGCGAGCATCTTTCTTCAACAGCATTTCCGCTCTCACAGAGACCGCCGCTGAGACACTGGCAGCCAGACAACACGAGCGCCGTTCAACACAAGTAAAATCTGCAGAGGAGCTGGAATTTGAGGCGGACCTGGAAACGCTGTGTCGGGAGGGAAAGCAGATGCTCGAGTGGAAAGAGGACATTGATGGCTTGTGggagcaagcagaagagaTGGGAGTCACAGGGGAGAATCTGGAAGAGTTCATAGGACAAATGGACTTGTCTGGTGTGACTGACGAGATGTTGAAGAACCAGTACGTGCTTCAAGATGGGGAATGGGTTCTGAAAGTTccggatgaggaggacgtaaaggaggcaaagaagatGTACGATGGTATGTTGGCGGGAGAATGGCAGGACTTCTTGGGAGTACCCAGTCCGCCGCAGCTGGACGGAGAAGAGACCTTGATCGAGGCAGCCGACAACCAACTCGCTGAGGTAGTCGCTAGCGCCAACCCACCTACTCAGAGCAGGATACCGGCGCCAACATTTCCACTTAGGCACTCATTCACTCGTGACGGTGTGGAATGGCAAGAGCGACCTGGACAAGTTTTGCGGAGAATGAGCAAGAGCGATTCACTGAGGGAGCTTGCTGCGACACAGCCTCATGGGACTGGTGAGACATCTTCAGAGGATCATGCGTCAGATCAAGGCTATGGCTCGGGAAGTGATCGGCCGGGAACACCAGCGAAGTCCACCACAGCTGAGCGACCAACGTCAGTCCAAAAGGATAACACAGAAGCGACGGCTGCTACACCTCAGGCGGCTGCAGAAGGATTGGAAAATCTCTCACAGGCTGACAGCCAGGAAATGAAGCGAATCCTAGCGGACGTCTTCCCGGCTCTCTTACCCTACGAATCAGCCCTGGCCTCTCATCAGGAATGGCTCTACAACTTCCGCCGAGCTCAGCAGCCCACTAAGCTCCCATCACCAGTGTCTCCTACTTCAAACTCACAGCCGAGCTCGGAGGAAGACGCCTCAATCACATTCCAATCCAGACGCCAGCCGCTCCTGTCCAAGTGCAGAACACCTGAGGAAAGACGCGCAGTGCGTGTGGCGAATGGAGACCGCAATTGGCGAAGAATTGGACCCCGTTTGGCCAGTGCAGAGTATGTGCACCCAATAGCAGACCGATCGCTCAAAGTGATTGAGCTTGCGAAGGAGGACAGAGTGAggaagatggaagaggaggggACGAAGAGGTTGATGGAGAAGTTGAGCAGGATGGATGATTTGAAGCAGAAAGTCCACGAGCAGACCTACGGGGAGATGGAGCAATAG
- a CDS encoding uncharacterized protein (antiSMASH:Cluster_6~SMCOG1138:FAD linked oxidase domain protein~CAZy:AA7) has product MASHQPRLRSLIPTALALLASFGGTSAASITRRQYQDDLRPCIYSTQVVAEWPDQGAQITTKSQNTNYHYTPLVVVQPTSPEQVAGVIKCVAQRNGQVKASTFGGGHGYASYALGGADGFVVIDSSRLAGISVDKDSKTAHVYMGAKLGPLAIAIGQEGFGLPHGTCPSVGVFGHALGGGWGFSSRNWGWLLDHIVGMTLVDPTGAIRKLSVTSTGQDADLWWALRGAGANNFGVVTDMTLKLEVAPTQAVNWNTTFPTHDECATVLRAVTALANAMGPNQLPKELGFQLLGYGVGGEGVGACKLAGQYLGPIGEFRRAEKVIRDDLHASGVQTTDFNAVEFPGWVEALTSLMGGNLNSPPVQVPYYAQSLIDDGSPSYSVSGSQAIFQAVQETVNTPNEGTSISFDLNGPFARTNGEQPYGDSSFAVGGHRGSTFMSQIYVNGYPAFDNMTAQTPVNAAVDNLNAAVRANDPNGNWKAYVNYIDPRLQNWAQMYYGDALQRLKDIKKQVDPNTIFDYPQGLAHA; this is encoded by the exons ATGGCGTCTCACCAGCCGCGCCTTCGCTCGCTCATCCCCACCGCTCTCGCACTACTCGCTTCCTTCGGCGGCACTTCCGCCGCTTCCATCACTCGTCGTCAGTATCAGGATGACCTTCGCCCATGCATCTATTCCACGCAAGTCGTGGCTGAGTGGCCG GACCAAGGTGCTCAGATCACAACGAAATCGCAAAACACCAACTACCACTACACTCCGCTCGTGGTCGTCCAGCCTACCAGCCCTGAGCAAGTCGCAGGTGTCATCAAATGCGTCGCCCAGCGTAACGGTCAAGTCAAAGCTTCGACGTTTGGGGGAGGTCATG GCTATGCCTCGTATGCTCTTGGTGGTGCCGATGGTTTCGTAGTCATCGACTCGAGCCGTCTCGCCGGCATCTCTGTCGACAAGGACTCGAAGACCGCCCATGTGTACATGGGTGCCAAGCTAGGTCCGCTCGCTATTGCCATTGGCCAGGAGGGATTTGGTCTTCCTCATGGCACTTGCCCGTCAGTCGGTGTCTTCGGCCACGCTCTGGGTGGCGGCTGGGGATTCAGCTCTCGCAACTGGGGCTGGCTTCTCGACCACATTGTCGGCATGACTCTCGTCGACCCAACTGGCGCCATTCGCAAGCTCTCTGTAACCTCTACTGGCCAAGATGCTGATTTGTGGTGGGCTCTTCGCGGAGCAGGAGCCAACAACTTCGGCGTTGTTACCGACATGACTCTCAAATTGGAAGTCGCTCCCACCCAGGCTGTCAACTGGAACACGACTTTCCCCACTCACGACGAATGTGCTACAGTCTTGAGAGCTGTCACGGCTCTTGCTAACGCTATGGGCCCGAATCAGCTTCCAAAAGAGCTCGGTTTCCAGCTGCTTGGCTACGGAGTAGGTGGCGAGGGCGTTGGAGCATGCAAACTTGCTGGTCAATATCTTGGTCCCATTGGCGAGTTCCGCCGCGCAGAGAAGGTCATCCGGGATGATCTGCATGCGAGCGGCGTTCAGACCACAGACTTCAATGCTGTCGAATTTCCCGGTTGGGTCGAAGCTCTCACGAGCTTGATGGGGGGCAACCTCAATTCACCACCAGTCCAAGTGCCGTACTACGCACAGTCCTTGATTGATGACGGCTCTCCAAGTTACAGCGTATCTGGCTCACAGGCGATCTTCCAAGCTGTGCAAGAGACTGTAAACACTCCAAACGAGGGCACTTCCATCTCTTTCGATCTCAACGGACCTTTCGCCAGAACCAATGGTGAGCAACCGTACGGCGATTCCTCCTTCGCAGTTGGTGGTCACCGAGGATCTACCTTCATGAGTCAAATCTACGTCAACGGCTATCCAGCTTTCGACAACATGACTGCCCAAACCCCAGTCAACGCTGCTGTGGACAACCTCAATGCGGCAGTTAGAGCCAACGATCCAAACGGCAACTGGAAGGCATACGTCAACTACATCGACCCGAGACTGCAAAACTGGGCTCAGATGTACTACGGAGATGCTTTGCAGCGTCTCAAGGACATCAAGAAGCAAGTCGATCCCAACACCATCTTCGACTATCCTCAGGGTTTGGCACATGCCTAG
- a CDS encoding uncharacterized protein (antiSMASH:Cluster_6), whose product MELTAPRRILVAGCSYGGMAFVVNLLDLCSGRPARGDYEKTPPIPEALKGVPVDVHIVDERDGYYHLIGSPLAFASETAAKKFWHKYSDIPSLQHPSVRFSQASVQKVDPERMTATIKDVKTGEISEHSYDYVVAATGLRRPWPTVPQSLTQEKYIQETSDHVKLVQNADQGVVVIGGGAVGIEMAAELKVVYPSLSVTLIQSRNELLSAEPLPEDFKSTSLKLLRETGVNVILGHGRVTSTIPIPSDSGRPLYNLTLADGTTLKASHVINAVSHPEPTASYLPPSSLDPSTNLINISPLLRFLPDSHPKTAHHLALGDIAKWSGIKRCGGALAMGYHASQAIFEQILHEQYGTPRKLAEWPEVPPMIALVVGKKAVVYDPTEGTRSGEEEMELFFGEDLGWKGCWDHLKLSQGWEEEKHDSPVAGTHAETDNCAIPKIKLAPAAKDAAEKEAVTGREVLKEVLVAQ is encoded by the exons ATGGAGCTTACTGCACCACGCCGAATCCTTGTTGCAGGATGCTCGTACGGAGGTATGGCCTTTGTGGTCAACCTTTTGGATTTGTGTTCGGGCCGACCGGCGAGAGGTGATTATGAGAAGACGCCGCCGATTCCTGAGGCGTTGAAGGGTGTGCCTGTGGATGTACATATTGTGGATGAGAGGGATGGATATT ACCATCTTATCGGGTCGCCACTTGCGTTTGCCAGCGAGACAGCAGCGAAGAAATTCTGGCATAAATATTCAGATATCCCGTCCCTCCAACATCCAAGCGTAAGATTCAGCCAGGCCAGCGTACAAAAAGTCGACCCAGAGCGCATGACCGCAACGATCAAAGATGTGAAGACTGGCGAGATATCAGAACATTCCTACGACTACGTCGTCGCAGCTACAGGACTTCGAAGACCATGGCCAACAGTCCCACAAAGCCTGACACAAGAGAAATACATCCAAGAAACTAGTGACCACGTCAAACTCGTACAAAACGCCGACCAAGGCGTAGTCGTCATCGGTGGCGGCGCCGTCGGAATCGAAATGGCCGCCGAGCTCAAAGTCGTCTACCCATCACTGAGCGTAACCCTCATCCAATCCCGCAACGAACTCCTCAGCGCCGAACCTCTTCCCGAAGACTTCAAATCCACCTCCCTCAAGCTCCTCCGCGAAACAGGCGTAAACGTAATCCTGGGTCACGGCCGAGTGACATCCACCATCCCCATACCCAGCGACTCAGGCCGTCCTCTCTACAACCTCACCCTCGCAGACGGCACTACCTTGAAGGCCTCCCACGTCATAAACGCCGTCTCACACCCCGAACCAACAGCTTCTTACCTCCCACCCTCCTCTCTAGACCCCTCAACAAACCTCATAAACATCTCGCCACTCCTCCGCTTCCTTCCCGACTCCCACCCCAAGACAGCCCACCACCTCGCCCTCGGCGACATCGCAAAGTGGTCCGGAATCAAACGCTGCGGTGGAGCGCTCGCAATGGGCTACCACGCCTCTCAAGCAATTTTCGAACAGATCCTACACGAGCAATACGGGACACCGAGAAAATTGGCAGAATGGCCTGAAGTTCCACCAATGATTGCTTTGGTCGTGGGGAAGAAAGCTGTTGTGTATGATCCTACTGAAGGGACGAGAAGCGGTGAGGAAGAGATGGAATTGTTCTTTGGAGAAGATCTGGGGTGGAAGGGATGTTGGGATCATTTGAAATTGTCGCAAGGgtgggaagaggagaagcatgATTCGCCAGTGGCGGGGACGCATGCGGAGACGGATAATTGTGCGATTCCGAAGATCAAGTTGGCGCCTGCTGCGAAGGAtgcggcggagaaggaggcgGTGACGGGGCGGGAGGTTTTGAAGGAGGTGTTGGTAGCGCAGTAG